The DNA window TCTTCGCCGGCGGCCTGGCGCCGGCCTCGACGGCGACCGTCGTCGACGGCCAGGGCGAGACCCCGGTGCTGACCGACGGCCCCTACCTGGAGACCAAGGAGGTGCTCGGCGGCTTCTGGGTCATCGACGCCCCCGATCTCGACGTGGCGCTCCAGCTCGCGGCCGAGGGGTCAAAGGCGTGCCGGGGCCGGGTCGAGGTCCGCCCGTTCGACGGCCTCGGCTGAGCCGGCCCGCCGCGAGGCATCGATGAAGGACGCGACGGCGGCCGTCGAGCGGGTCTTCCGCGAGGAGTACGGCCGCCTGATCGCCGCGCTGACCCGCCGCTTCGGCGACCTCGACATCGCCGAGGAGGCGGCAGCCGAGGCGCTCGTGACCGCGCTGGAGAAGTGGCCACAGTCCGGTGTGCCGGCCAACCCCGGCGGCTGGCTCACCACGACGGCGGGCAACCGCGCGATCGACCGGATCCGCCGGGAAAAGCAGCGCGACGCCAAACATCAGGCGGCCCTCATGAACGCCGACCACACACCCCACGAGCCGACCGGACCGGTCGAGGACGATCGGCTACGACTGCTGTTCACCTGCTGCCACCCCGCCCTCGCGCCGGAGGCGCGGGTCGCCCTAACGCTGCGGCTGCTCGGCGGGCTCACCATGCCCGAGATCGCCCAGGCGTTCCTGGTACCCGAAACCACGATGGCGCAGCGGATCACCCGGGCCAAGAAGAAGATCGCCGCGGCCAACGTGCCCTACCGGGTACCCACGGCCGCGGATCTGCCCGAGCGGCTCGGCGGGGTCCTCACCGTGCTGTTCCTCGTCTTCAACGAGGGCTACCTCGCCACCGGCGACGGCGACCCGGTCCGGGCCGAACTCACCGCAGAGGCGATCCGACTGACCCGGATCCTACGCCGGTTGCTGTCCGGCGAACCGGAGGTGACCGGCCTGCTCGCGCTGCTGCTCCTCACCGAGGCCCGGCGCGAGGCCCGGGTACGGCACGGCCAGCTGGTCCCGCTCGACGAGCAGGACCGCGCCGGCTGGAACCGCGCCCTGATCGACGAGGGTCACGACCTGGTACGCGAGTGCCTGGCGATCAACCAGCCCGGCCGCTACCAGATACTCGCCGCGATCAACGCCGTGCACACCGACGCGCGGACGGCCGCGGACACGGACTGGTCGCAGGTCGTGGCCCTGTACGACCAGCTGACCCGGCTCGACCCGTCGCCGATCGTCGCCCTCAACCGTGCCGTCGCGGTCGCGGAACTGGACGGCCCCGAGGTCGCCCTCGCCCTGGTCGACCGGCTGCCGCTGACCGGCTACCACGCATGGCACGCCACCCGCGCGGAGCTGCTCCGCCGGCTCGGCCGCAGCGGCGAGGCGAAACATGCCTACGACGCGGCGATCACCGCCACGCAGAACACCGCCGAGCGCGCCTACCTGACCAGGAAACGCGGCGAGCTGGTCTGAACACCGACGACCACCGATCAGCGGCCGTTCGACGATCGCGTGCCAGTGAGCTGGTCGGCAGGTTCACCACGGCCTGGACGGCGTGACGCGCCTAAACGCTCAGTGATCCGGCCGAACCCTCGACCACGACCGCACCAGCCAGCTCGAACGACTCGCCTACACCCTGCCCGCGTAA is part of the Micromonospora olivasterospora genome and encodes:
- a CDS encoding YciI family protein gives rise to the protein MTHYLLAVHGPAEMGEFGNYGSKEAMEEAFAATDAFNDRLRAAGHWVFAGGLAPASTATVVDGQGETPVLTDGPYLETKEVLGGFWVIDAPDLDVALQLAAEGSKACRGRVEVRPFDGLG
- a CDS encoding RNA polymerase sigma factor, which produces MKDATAAVERVFREEYGRLIAALTRRFGDLDIAEEAAAEALVTALEKWPQSGVPANPGGWLTTTAGNRAIDRIRREKQRDAKHQAALMNADHTPHEPTGPVEDDRLRLLFTCCHPALAPEARVALTLRLLGGLTMPEIAQAFLVPETTMAQRITRAKKKIAAANVPYRVPTAADLPERLGGVLTVLFLVFNEGYLATGDGDPVRAELTAEAIRLTRILRRLLSGEPEVTGLLALLLLTEARREARVRHGQLVPLDEQDRAGWNRALIDEGHDLVRECLAINQPGRYQILAAINAVHTDARTAADTDWSQVVALYDQLTRLDPSPIVALNRAVAVAELDGPEVALALVDRLPLTGYHAWHATRAELLRRLGRSGEAKHAYDAAITATQNTAERAYLTRKRGELV